The following are encoded in a window of Cyprinus carpio isolate SPL01 chromosome A13, ASM1834038v1, whole genome shotgun sequence genomic DNA:
- the LOC109050252 gene encoding serine palmitoyltransferase 3-like encodes MIRADEHHLRNGALKAHSDLKQGSNNLKNGYHVTEKVQKNGNGDSFYQPRVRGEDSFEEAPMYVAVMTYMGYGIVILFGYFRDFLRAVGLEKCHQAQEREEQKDFVPLYQDFENFYKRNLYMRVRDNWNRPICSLPGPVFDVMERVSDDYNWTFRLTGKTIENVINMGSYNYLGFAENNVDFLKTVAEETRQYGVGVCSTRQELGNLSIHEKLERLVAEFLGVESAMAFGMGFATNSMNIPALVGKGCLILSDELNHTSLILGARLSGATIRVFKHNNMQSLEKLLKEAICSGQPRTHRGWKKILIMVEGIYSMEGSLVRLPEILALKKKYKAYLYLDEAHSIGAVGPTGRGVTEHFGVDPNEVDVLMGTFTKSFGATGGYIAGKKELVDYLRSHSHSAVYATAMSPPVVEQIIRAIKCIMGVDGTTEGQRRVRQLSENTRYLRSRLKEMGFIIYGNQDSPVVPLLLYLPGKVGAFSRAMLKRKIGVVVVGFPATPIAEARARFCVSAAHTREMLDKVLQSLDELGDHIRVKFSRHRPSRRQELHNETDFEQDS; translated from the exons ATGATACGAGCAGATGAACATCATTTACGCAACGGAGCCCTGAAGGCTCATTCCGACCTGAAACAAGGAAGCAACAATTTGAAAAATGGATACCACGTTACTGAAAAG GTGCAGAAAAATGGCAATGGAGACAGTTTTTATCAACCTCGAGTTAGGGGTGAAGATTCGTTTGAGGAGGCCCCCATGTACGTGGCTGTCATGACATACATGGGTTATGGAATCGTCATCCTGTTTGGCTATTTCAGGGATTTCTTAAGAGCTGTTGGCTTAGAGAAGTGCCATCAGGCCCAGGAGAGAGAAGAGCAAAAG GACTTTGTTCCCCTTTACCAAGATTTTGAAAACTTTTACAAACGGAACCTGTACATGAGAGTCAGGGATAACTGGAACCGGCCTATATGCAGTTTACCCGGTCCGGTTTTTGATGTTATGGAAAGGGTCTCCGATGATTACAACTGGACTTTCAG GTTAACAGGGAAAACCATTGAGAACGTCATAAACATGGGCTCCTACAACTATCTGGGTTTTGCTGAAAACAATGTCGACTTCCTGAAAACTGTAGCAGAGGAGACCAGACAGTACGGGGTGGGCGTCTGCAGCACAAGACAGGAACTAG gCAACTTAAGCATCCATGAGAAACTGGAGCGACTTGTGGCGGAGTTCTTGGGGGTGGAGTCTGCAATGGCGTTTGGAATGGGTTTCGCCACCAATTCCATGAACATTCCGGCACTAGTCGGAAAG GGCTGCCTGATCCTTAGCGATGAGCTAAATCACACGTCCCTCATCCTGGGAGCCAGGTTGTCGGGGGCAACCATTCGAGTCTTCAAACACAACA ACATGCAGAGTTTAGAAAAGCTGCTGAAGGAGGCGATTTGCTCAGGTCAACCTCGTACCCATCGCGGCTGGAAGAAGATCCTCATCATGGTGGAGGGGATTTACAG TATGGAAGGCTCTCTAGTCCGGTTGCCGGAGATCTTAGCATTAAAGAAGAAGTACAAGGCTTATCTGTACCTTGATGAGGCCCACAGCATTGGGGCCGTGGGGCCCACAGGTCGAGGAGTTACAGAACATTTTGGCGTGGACCCCAATGAAGTGGACGTTTTGATGGGCACCTTCACTAAGAGCTTCGGGGCTACTGGCGGGTACATCGCAGGGAAAAAG GAGTTGGTGGATTATTTGCGGAGTCATTCTCACAGTGCGGTGTACGCTACTGCCATGTCCCCACCTGTTGTGGAGCAGATCATCAGGGCTATTAAATGCATCATGGGTGTCGATGGCACGACCGAAG GCCAGCGAAGAGTTCGGCAGCTGTCTGAGAACACGCGCTACTTAAGATCTCGGCTAAAGGAGATGGGCTTCATCATTTACGGCAACCAGGACTCTCCAGTGGTACCGCTCCTGCTCTATCTACCTGGGAAAGTTGG GGCGTTCTCACGGGCCATGCTGAAGAGGAAGATTGGTGTTGTGGTTGTAGGTTTCCCGGCTACACCCATTGCAGAGGCCAGGGCTCGCTTCTGTGTGTCTGCCGCCCACACCAGAGAAATGCTCGATAAG GTTCTCCAGAGCCTTGATGAACTTGGAGACCACATCAGGGTGAAGTTCTCCCGTCACAGACCTTCTCGTCGGCAGGAGCTGCATAATGAAACAGACTTTGAGCAGGACAGCTAA